Proteins encoded within one genomic window of Amycolatopsis nigrescens CSC17Ta-90:
- a CDS encoding mycothiol transferase — MAVADLVADGFGRIRGSVHQVLDGLDAGLISERIDPGANSIGWLIWHLTRVQDDHLAELAGTEQVWTEQGWADRFGLPLHPSDTGYGHGQDEVAAVRVESPDLLTAYHDAVHGTTVSWLAGLRAQDLDRIVDRAWDPPVTMGARLVSVLADDLQHVGQAAFLRGLLERR, encoded by the coding sequence ATGGCTGTGGCTGATTTGGTGGCGGACGGCTTCGGGCGGATCCGCGGGTCGGTGCACCAGGTGCTGGACGGGCTCGACGCCGGCCTGATTTCCGAGCGGATCGACCCCGGGGCCAACTCCATCGGCTGGCTGATCTGGCATCTCACCCGGGTGCAAGACGACCATCTGGCCGAGCTGGCAGGCACCGAACAGGTGTGGACCGAGCAGGGCTGGGCCGACCGGTTCGGGCTGCCGCTGCACCCGTCCGACACCGGGTACGGGCATGGCCAGGACGAGGTGGCGGCGGTCCGGGTCGAGTCGCCGGACCTGCTGACCGCCTATCACGACGCGGTGCACGGCACGACGGTGAGCTGGCTGGCCGGTCTTCGTGCGCAGGACCTCGACCGGATCGTGGACAGGGCATGGGACCCGCCGGTGACCATGGGCGCACGGCTGGTCAGCGTGCTGGCCGACGACCTGCAGCACGTGGGGCAGGCGGCGTTCCTCCGCGGGCTGCTCGAACGCAGGTGA
- a CDS encoding cytochrome P450 has protein sequence MTKSVPDAVSLPTQRPPGCPFDPPAELARLREERPLSRMVYPDGHVGWLATSRSLARAVLADSRFSARLDRMHNPFPGYGDAEFPPPQPGDFTNLDAPEHTRYRSLLTGQFTVRRMRQLTERIEQITTEHLDAMERHGPSVDLVQAFTLPIPSLVICELLGVPYSERGRFQEHAIVMTSSIASMEEMATAYTALYEFLRELVLAKRANPTDDLLSGLLTSDLTDEELTNIGIVLLGAGVDTTSNMLALGTFALLRDPEQFTVLRNSPDIADQAVEEMLRYLSIVPSTVRGALEDVELGDQLVKAGETVTISIEAANRDPETFTDPDRLDLNRTAGGQVAFGHGIHQCLGQQLARVEMRTAFPALVKRFPNLRLAVPAEQVRLRENVVITGLHSLPVTWDAA, from the coding sequence ATGACGAAATCCGTTCCCGACGCGGTGTCGCTGCCGACCCAGCGCCCTCCGGGCTGCCCGTTCGATCCGCCCGCCGAGCTGGCGCGGCTCCGCGAAGAGCGCCCGCTGAGCCGGATGGTCTACCCCGACGGGCACGTCGGCTGGCTGGCGACCAGCCGCTCGCTGGCCCGCGCGGTGCTCGCCGACTCCCGCTTCAGCGCGCGACTCGACCGCATGCACAACCCGTTCCCCGGCTACGGCGACGCCGAGTTCCCACCGCCGCAGCCAGGGGACTTCACCAACCTCGACGCCCCCGAGCACACCCGCTACCGGAGCCTGCTCACCGGCCAGTTCACCGTCCGCCGGATGCGCCAGCTCACCGAGCGGATCGAGCAAATCACCACCGAGCACCTGGACGCGATGGAGCGGCACGGCCCGTCGGTGGACCTGGTGCAGGCGTTCACCCTGCCCATTCCCTCGCTGGTGATCTGCGAACTGCTCGGCGTGCCGTACTCCGAGCGGGGCCGCTTCCAGGAGCACGCGATCGTGATGACCAGCTCGATCGCCAGTATGGAGGAGATGGCCACCGCCTACACCGCGCTGTACGAGTTCCTGCGCGAGCTGGTACTGGCCAAGCGCGCCAACCCCACCGACGATCTGCTCAGCGGCCTGCTCACCAGCGACCTCACCGACGAGGAGCTGACCAACATCGGCATCGTGCTACTGGGCGCCGGGGTGGACACCACGTCCAACATGCTCGCGCTGGGCACCTTCGCCCTGCTGCGCGACCCGGAGCAGTTCACCGTCCTGCGGAACTCGCCGGACATCGCCGACCAGGCCGTCGAGGAAATGCTGCGCTACCTGAGCATCGTCCCGTCCACGGTCCGCGGCGCACTCGAGGACGTCGAGCTGGGCGATCAGCTGGTCAAGGCGGGCGAGACGGTCACGATCTCGATCGAAGCGGCCAACCGCGACCCGGAGACGTTCACCGATCCCGACCGGCTCGACCTGAACCGGACGGCCGGCGGACAGGTCGCCTTCGGCCACGGCATCCACCAGTGCCTTGGCCAGCAGCTGGCCCGCGTCGAGATGCGCACCGCATTTCCCGCTCTGGTCAAGCGATTCCCGAACCTGCGCCTTGCCGTTCCGGCCGAGCAGGTGCGGCTGCGCGAGAACGTGGTCATCACCGGACTGCACAGCCTCCCGGTCACCTGGGACGCCGCCTGA
- a CDS encoding putative bifunctional diguanylate cyclase/phosphodiesterase has product MSEASQQPASTPAPRDEARARSVLARKWAYKLLSTVSLPLEQNELERELLAMVDAVCESVRSEPFSTTPAAEAGARLVELGCTADEALPCTVDVLGRGLLSRKEFQPTERFAERIVLGVGALAGGFAAANRRATFEQQDGMRLSLLKAIRDAQWNLKESEARFDEVTTCSASGIMITGLDGKLERANTAVEGILGHSPAELTGTSLFDLVHPDAAPMLRDDYQKLLDGTKLRIKQSQRLLRKDGDLARVSLTVSLLRNAEDVPSHFVTVVEDGTELMLLQSELNRQALHDVLTGLPNRQFFSTHLEVALRRADPEYGITLFQLELDAFAMICNGLGRTVGDQLLVHVGRRLQALLAAEKSMVARIDGDEFAIVVENSASTPSIAATVANINRELAEPIYSGGTGVAAQASIGVVHRPSTGLDPAELLRASDLTLRRATAAGRGQWELFDPDHDGRDRRTYGLAAAMPGAWENGEIKVVYRPVAKLAGGRVTGAEALLQWDHPDLGQLAHERCAELAEQTGLILSLGEWLLRTAGKQAGWWRQWLRHGPALVVGLTPHQVADADLISRVIRVLSDTNLPPERLTVGMPVRTVPAAQATDNLKVLADIGVRTTLDGFGTSPGELALLEDLPVRSVRLDRDLVERGSRSAPDSPVAKALLTLPRLVHQAGATVLVDGVHTREQAAWWRRTGADSAMGEFYGTACAPAELPAHFDPS; this is encoded by the coding sequence ATGTCTGAGGCGTCGCAACAGCCGGCCTCCACGCCGGCCCCACGCGATGAAGCACGCGCGCGATCGGTGCTGGCCAGAAAGTGGGCGTACAAACTGCTCAGCACGGTCAGCCTGCCGCTGGAGCAGAACGAGCTGGAGCGCGAGCTGCTGGCCATGGTCGACGCGGTGTGCGAGTCGGTGCGTTCCGAGCCGTTCAGCACCACGCCCGCGGCGGAGGCGGGCGCTCGGCTGGTCGAGCTCGGCTGCACCGCGGACGAGGCCCTTCCGTGCACTGTGGACGTTCTCGGCCGCGGACTGCTTTCCAGGAAGGAGTTCCAGCCCACCGAACGGTTCGCCGAGCGGATCGTGCTCGGGGTCGGTGCGCTGGCGGGCGGCTTCGCGGCGGCGAACCGGCGCGCCACCTTCGAGCAGCAGGACGGCATGCGGCTCTCCCTGCTCAAGGCCATCCGCGACGCCCAGTGGAACCTCAAGGAAAGCGAAGCGCGGTTCGACGAGGTCACGACGTGCTCGGCGAGCGGCATCATGATCACCGGCCTGGACGGGAAGCTGGAGCGGGCGAACACCGCGGTCGAGGGCATTCTCGGCCACTCACCGGCGGAGCTGACCGGTACCAGCCTGTTCGACCTCGTGCATCCGGACGCCGCGCCGATGTTGCGGGACGACTACCAGAAGCTGCTCGACGGCACGAAGCTGCGGATCAAGCAGTCGCAGCGGCTGCTTCGCAAGGACGGCGACCTCGCGCGCGTCTCGCTGACCGTGTCGTTGCTGCGCAACGCCGAAGACGTGCCCAGCCATTTCGTCACCGTGGTCGAAGACGGCACCGAGCTCATGCTGCTGCAGAGCGAGCTGAACCGGCAGGCGCTGCACGACGTGCTGACCGGCCTGCCGAACCGGCAGTTCTTCAGCACGCATCTGGAGGTCGCGCTGCGCCGGGCGGACCCGGAATACGGCATCACCCTGTTCCAGCTCGAACTGGACGCGTTCGCGATGATCTGCAACGGCCTCGGCCGCACCGTCGGCGACCAGCTGCTGGTGCACGTCGGGCGTCGGCTGCAGGCGCTGCTGGCCGCGGAGAAGTCCATGGTCGCCAGGATCGACGGCGACGAGTTCGCCATCGTGGTGGAGAACTCGGCCAGCACGCCCAGCATCGCGGCGACCGTGGCGAACATCAACCGCGAGCTCGCCGAGCCGATCTACTCCGGCGGCACGGGCGTGGCCGCGCAGGCGAGCATCGGCGTGGTGCACCGCCCGTCCACCGGGCTGGACCCGGCCGAGCTGCTGCGGGCTTCGGACCTGACGCTGCGCCGGGCCACGGCCGCCGGGCGCGGTCAGTGGGAGCTGTTCGACCCCGACCACGACGGCCGCGACCGGCGTACCTACGGCCTGGCCGCCGCCATGCCCGGTGCATGGGAGAACGGCGAGATCAAGGTCGTCTACCGGCCGGTGGCCAAGCTGGCCGGCGGCCGGGTCACCGGCGCGGAGGCGTTGCTGCAGTGGGATCACCCCGATCTCGGCCAGCTCGCGCACGAGCGATGCGCGGAGCTCGCCGAGCAGACCGGCCTGATCCTGTCGCTCGGCGAATGGCTGCTGCGGACCGCGGGCAAGCAGGCCGGCTGGTGGCGTCAGTGGTTGCGGCACGGTCCGGCGCTGGTCGTCGGCCTCACTCCGCACCAGGTGGCCGACGCCGACCTGATCTCCAGGGTGATCCGGGTCCTCTCCGACACCAACCTGCCGCCGGAGCGGCTCACGGTCGGTATGCCCGTCCGGACCGTGCCGGCGGCGCAGGCCACCGACAACCTCAAGGTGCTGGCCGACATCGGGGTCCGCACCACGCTCGACGGGTTCGGCACCTCGCCGGGCGAGCTGGCGCTGCTCGAGGACCTGCCGGTCCGCTCGGTGCGCCTCGACCGCGACCTCGTCGAGCGCGGCTCGCGGTCGGCGCCGGATTCGCCGGTCGCCAAAGCGCTGCTGACTCTCCCGCGGCTCGTCCACCAGGCCGGCGCGACCGTGCTCGTCGATGGTGTGCACACCCGTGAGCAGGCCGCATGGTGGCGCCGGACGGGTGCGGACTCGGCCATGGGCGAGTTCTACGGCACCGCCTGCGCGCCCGCCGAACTCCCCGCCCACTTCGACCCGAGCTGA
- a CDS encoding polysaccharide deacetylase family protein, with product MDNELFDYSPISSRPPIKWPGGARVACYVGLNVEHYQVDRPATSIFAGTAGLAPDPLNYGWRDYGPRVGIWRLIESLDRHGMRASVLLNSAVCERYPQIIEAGRARNWAWLAHGRDNSTFQAELTLDEERRYLTEVVETIAAATGTRPRGWMGPALTETFRTPELLAELGLGYLLDWCNDDQPYRLNVPGMLSVPYSVELNDVTLFVNRNLSGPEFLRIVTDQYEQLHADAEHSGRVMALALHPFVVGQPFRHKYLDQALAYLAAQPDVWLTTSDEIAEHYRRTTGTSA from the coding sequence ATGGACAACGAGCTCTTCGACTACAGCCCGATCAGCAGTCGCCCGCCGATCAAGTGGCCTGGCGGTGCCAGGGTCGCCTGCTACGTCGGGCTGAACGTCGAGCACTACCAGGTGGACCGCCCTGCCACCAGCATCTTCGCGGGCACCGCCGGTCTCGCCCCCGACCCGCTCAACTACGGCTGGCGCGACTACGGGCCCAGGGTCGGCATCTGGCGCCTGATCGAGAGCCTGGACCGGCACGGCATGCGGGCCAGCGTGTTGCTCAACTCCGCGGTCTGCGAGCGGTACCCGCAGATCATCGAGGCCGGCCGGGCGCGGAACTGGGCCTGGCTGGCGCACGGCCGGGACAACTCGACCTTCCAGGCGGAGCTGACCCTGGACGAGGAGCGCCGCTATCTCACCGAGGTCGTCGAGACCATCGCCGCCGCCACCGGCACGCGCCCGCGCGGTTGGATGGGGCCCGCGCTGACCGAGACCTTCCGGACCCCGGAGCTGCTCGCCGAGCTCGGCCTCGGCTACCTGCTGGACTGGTGCAACGACGACCAGCCCTACCGGTTGAACGTGCCCGGCATGCTCAGCGTTCCGTACTCGGTCGAGCTCAACGACGTGACGCTGTTCGTGAACCGGAACCTCAGCGGTCCCGAGTTCCTGCGGATCGTGACCGACCAGTACGAGCAGCTGCACGCCGACGCCGAGCACAGCGGCCGGGTGATGGCCTTGGCGCTGCATCCGTTCGTGGTCGGCCAGCCGTTCCGGCACAAGTACCTCGATCAGGCGCTGGCCTACCTCGCGGCCCAGCCCGACGTCTGGCTGACCACCAGCGACGAGATCGCCGAGCACTACCGGCGGACCACCGGGACGAGCGCCTGA
- a CDS encoding MerR family transcriptional regulator, with product MRIGELSERTGTSRRLLRYYEEQGLIVSERRPNGYRDYDEHLVDRVMQIRGLLDAGLPTRIIRQILPCLDQPRTIHFPDATPEMIAMLERERDRMTERVRCLTRNRDAVAEYLDAVRVERTDAALS from the coding sequence ATGCGCATCGGAGAGCTGTCGGAGCGCACCGGCACCTCCCGCCGGCTGCTGCGCTACTACGAGGAGCAGGGCCTGATCGTCTCCGAGCGCCGCCCGAACGGCTACCGCGACTACGACGAGCACCTGGTGGACCGGGTCATGCAGATCAGGGGGCTGCTCGACGCCGGGCTGCCGACCCGGATCATCAGGCAGATCCTGCCCTGCCTCGACCAGCCAAGGACGATCCACTTCCCCGACGCCACCCCGGAAATGATCGCCATGCTGGAACGTGAACGCGATCGCATGACCGAACGCGTCCGGTGCCTGACCCGCAACCGGGACGCGGTGGCCGAGTACCTGGACGCGGTGCGCGTCGAGCGCACGGACGCCGCGCTGTCCTGA
- a CDS encoding glycosyltransferase 87 family protein: protein MSADIEVVPSTNRKNAFRRRGLLAAAVAVAVLARVFMFDHQSLDYIAFIKRWYDFIAANGGFGALKHSFSDYNVPYLYLLAALTHTPIPVLAGVKIISVAFDLVLAFFVYRIVALRRPGGWLPPVAALVVLLLPTVATNSALWGQADAIYAAFSLGGIYFVLRRRPWLACVFFGLALAFKLQAVFVFPLLLVLALRKWLPWRALPVVPAVVLLLDVPALLAGAPLKQLLSIYVQQAGSYQALSLRAPSIYQFFPAGADAAVIRPIGVAVTGLVVLGLVAAVVLRRATLNPARIVLMATVSAILVPFLLPSMHERYFYLGEVLTVVAACYLPRRLWYVPVLVQGAVFPAYLDVLFPKGMGKGGQPGMIIGQAPPGGVATPPPGGGRGPVIMGGGPGTSMYEPTLEYRILAALMALAVISVLCTAWREFRRS from the coding sequence GTGTCCGCAGATATCGAAGTTGTGCCCAGTACGAATCGGAAGAATGCTTTTCGGCGAAGGGGGCTGCTGGCCGCGGCGGTCGCGGTCGCGGTGCTGGCCAGGGTCTTCATGTTCGACCACCAGTCGCTCGACTACATCGCGTTCATCAAGCGCTGGTACGACTTCATCGCGGCCAACGGCGGATTCGGTGCGCTGAAGCACAGTTTTTCGGATTACAACGTCCCCTATTTGTATCTGCTCGCCGCATTGACGCACACGCCGATTCCCGTGCTCGCCGGAGTAAAGATCATTTCGGTGGCCTTCGACCTCGTGCTGGCGTTTTTCGTATACCGGATCGTCGCGTTGCGGCGGCCGGGCGGATGGCTGCCGCCGGTGGCCGCGCTGGTGGTGCTGCTCCTGCCGACCGTGGCGACCAACAGCGCGCTGTGGGGCCAGGCGGACGCCATCTACGCCGCGTTCAGCCTCGGCGGTATCTACTTCGTGCTCCGCCGGCGGCCGTGGCTCGCTTGCGTCTTCTTCGGTCTCGCGCTGGCGTTCAAGCTGCAGGCTGTCTTCGTGTTCCCGCTGCTGCTCGTGCTGGCGCTGCGGAAGTGGCTGCCGTGGCGTGCCCTGCCGGTGGTGCCGGCCGTGGTGCTGCTGCTGGACGTGCCCGCGTTGCTGGCCGGTGCGCCGCTGAAGCAACTGCTGTCCATCTACGTGCAGCAGGCCGGCTCGTATCAGGCGTTGTCGCTGCGAGCTCCTTCGATCTACCAGTTCTTCCCGGCCGGCGCGGACGCGGCGGTGATCCGGCCGATCGGGGTCGCGGTGACCGGGCTGGTGGTGCTCGGCCTGGTCGCCGCGGTGGTGCTCAGGCGCGCGACGCTGAACCCGGCGCGGATCGTGCTGATGGCGACCGTCTCGGCGATCCTGGTGCCGTTCCTGCTGCCGTCGATGCACGAGCGCTACTTCTACCTGGGCGAGGTGCTGACCGTGGTCGCCGCGTGCTACCTGCCGCGACGGCTCTGGTACGTGCCTGTTCTCGTTCAGGGGGCGGTGTTCCCGGCCTACCTGGACGTGTTGTTCCCCAAGGGGATGGGCAAGGGAGGGCAGCCCGGGATGATCATCGGCCAGGCCCCGCCCGGCGGCGTGGCGACGCCTCCACCCGGCGGCGGCCGGGGGCCGGTGATCATGGGCGGCGGGCCGGGAACGTCGATGTACGAGCCAACGCTGGAGTACCGCATCCTCGCCGCGCTGATGGCGCTCGCGGTGATCTCCGTGCTGTGCACGGCGTGGCGGGAGTTCCGGCGAAGTTAG
- a CDS encoding DUF4190 domain-containing protein — MTQQTPYPPAPHAPQAPPTPPAPRNGLGTAGFVLGLVGLVFSPIPIIGVIAWPLVVLGLVFSAVGLSLVGKGKATNKGLSIAGIIVSVLGLVVSIVVAVLVNKAVTEVTDEVNRTASVTYEVTGDAKNVEIIYGEVLNPSTETVASLPWNKQVENKGVYKGGTLTISTDENGGSVSCKITVDGAVVSTKTGTGEPFSTVACTGS, encoded by the coding sequence GTGACCCAGCAGACCCCCTACCCCCCGGCCCCGCACGCGCCGCAGGCACCGCCGACACCCCCGGCGCCCCGCAACGGCCTCGGCACGGCCGGGTTCGTGCTCGGCCTGGTAGGCCTGGTCTTCTCCCCGATCCCGATCATCGGGGTCATCGCATGGCCGCTGGTCGTGCTCGGCCTTGTCTTCTCCGCGGTCGGGCTCTCCCTCGTCGGCAAGGGAAAGGCCACCAACAAGGGACTCTCGATCGCGGGCATCATCGTGTCCGTGCTCGGCCTGGTGGTCAGCATCGTGGTGGCCGTACTGGTGAACAAGGCGGTCACCGAGGTGACCGACGAGGTCAACCGGACGGCCAGCGTCACCTACGAGGTCACCGGCGACGCCAAGAACGTCGAGATCATCTACGGCGAGGTGCTCAACCCGAGCACCGAGACCGTCGCGTCCCTGCCGTGGAACAAGCAGGTGGAGAACAAGGGCGTGTACAAGGGCGGCACGCTCACCATCAGCACGGACGAGAACGGCGGCTCGGTGAGCTGCAAGATCACCGTCGACGGCGCGGTGGTCTCCACCAAGACCGGCACCGGCGAGCCGTTCTCCACGGTGGCCTGCACCGGCAGCTGA
- a CDS encoding GNAT family N-acetyltransferase, which produces MMSHPARAGLASPRGPVPDSPGLLGRKVRLREIGPADHRTLIGFDRASARGEPPQDLAGHPHPIDGGMRKKPRMPPSQIGGYRHWAAHRAAGDNFQLAIETLHGGLLVGSMCTIEADPLSARFSYGIGIGPQHRRCGYAGDAINVLLAHMFGQRRYRECEVSVYGGNLASLSLHGALGFREVGRVRDTELLHGGIKYLVLMRISAPEFAGLHPDFLVSRVPGPRRGRHQRARRGRHWDAQR; this is translated from the coding sequence ATGATGTCGCACCCGGCCCGTGCAGGCCTGGCGAGCCCTCGCGGTCCGGTGCCGGATTCGCCCGGCTTGCTGGGACGGAAGGTCCGGTTGCGCGAAATCGGCCCGGCGGATCACCGCACGCTGATCGGCTTCGACCGCGCTTCGGCACGTGGCGAACCCCCGCAGGATCTTGCGGGACACCCGCACCCGATCGATGGGGGCATGCGCAAAAAGCCTCGCATGCCCCCATCTCAGATCGGCGGCTACCGGCACTGGGCGGCGCATCGGGCGGCCGGCGACAACTTCCAGCTCGCGATCGAGACCCTGCACGGCGGGCTGCTGGTCGGCTCGATGTGCACCATCGAGGCCGACCCGCTTTCCGCCCGGTTCAGCTACGGCATCGGGATCGGGCCGCAGCACCGGCGCTGTGGCTATGCCGGCGACGCCATCAACGTCCTGCTCGCGCACATGTTCGGGCAGCGCCGGTACCGCGAGTGCGAGGTCAGCGTCTACGGCGGCAACCTGGCCTCGCTGTCGCTGCACGGCGCGCTCGGCTTCCGCGAAGTGGGCCGCGTGCGCGACACCGAGCTGCTGCACGGAGGCATCAAGTACCTCGTGCTGATGCGCATCAGCGCACCCGAGTTCGCCGGACTCCACCCGGACTTCCTCGTGTCGCGCGTCCCCGGTCCTCGGCGCGGGCGCCACCAGCGCGCCCGCCGCGGACGGCACTGGGACGCCCAGCGCTGA
- a CDS encoding TetR/AcrR family transcriptional regulator — translation MNGTKGAGTRARLLAAAAELIAEGGYAPASVGAIAERAGLANGALYRHFPSKAELFVQVFRDAAEDELTAMRAAAARSEDFEDRLDAVVRTYATSAFASPHLAWALVYEPVDPIVDAERLAYRRRYCDGMADLLRDGVREGAIPEQNVELAAAAVVGAIAEALVGPLSPASGRVQAQDRIVTEIVGFCRGAIGLSR, via the coding sequence GTGAACGGGACCAAGGGGGCCGGGACCAGGGCGCGCCTGCTCGCCGCCGCGGCCGAGCTGATCGCCGAAGGCGGTTACGCACCGGCCTCGGTCGGCGCCATCGCCGAGCGCGCCGGGCTGGCCAACGGGGCGCTCTACCGGCACTTCCCCTCCAAGGCCGAGCTGTTCGTGCAGGTGTTCCGCGACGCCGCCGAAGACGAGCTCACCGCGATGCGGGCGGCCGCCGCACGGTCCGAAGACTTCGAAGACCGCCTGGACGCGGTCGTCCGCACCTACGCCACCAGCGCGTTCGCCAGCCCGCACCTCGCGTGGGCGCTGGTATACGAACCCGTCGACCCGATCGTCGACGCCGAACGCCTCGCCTACCGGCGGCGGTACTGCGACGGCATGGCGGACCTGCTCCGGGACGGCGTCCGCGAGGGCGCGATCCCGGAGCAGAACGTCGAACTCGCCGCGGCGGCGGTGGTCGGCGCGATCGCCGAGGCACTGGTCGGCCCGCTGTCCCCGGCGTCGGGCCGGGTCCAGGCGCAGGACCGGATCGTCACGGAGATCGTCGGCTTCTGCCGCGGGGCGATCGGCCTGTCCCGCTGA
- a CDS encoding cytochrome P450: protein MSEVPQATGVPGRFPPGPRLPATLQGARWLLGSSSFLERCHQRYGDLFTLDLAAKAALGPAADRSQGRWVFVADPAHVKRIFTADPAVVRTGATNRFLEPLVGPRSILVQDEPEHRDQRKLLLPPLHGERLRGYGAVMSEAAEAELCRWPVGEPFALWPRMQAITLEVIVRTVFGITEPSRLEHVTRALRTMLDRMTNPRWLFAQGLLATIASPPSDRLRGAARRLVGPVEEVILDEIRRRRAMRDLNDRTDLLSMLVQAEYQDGSPMSDRELRDELMTLLIAGHESTATALAWAFELLLRHPEKLARLRDETGSDEYADAVVKETLRLRPVVPFVLRCLNEPMELGGHSLPAGTWLAPCAYLVHRRPDCYPEPLAFRPERFLDQPAGAYTWLPFGGGGRRCLGAGFAQLEMTRVLQSVVSRAELVPAKVKPEEIRARFITLAPARGTEVVLRRRMGVR from the coding sequence GTGTCAGAGGTGCCTCAGGCGACCGGCGTGCCCGGCCGGTTCCCGCCGGGGCCGCGGCTGCCGGCCACCCTGCAGGGCGCCCGCTGGCTGCTCGGTTCCAGCTCGTTCCTGGAGCGCTGCCACCAGCGATACGGCGATCTGTTCACTTTGGACCTGGCCGCGAAGGCGGCACTCGGGCCCGCGGCCGACCGGAGCCAGGGCCGGTGGGTCTTCGTCGCGGATCCCGCGCACGTCAAGCGGATCTTCACCGCCGACCCAGCGGTGGTGCGCACCGGTGCCACCAACAGGTTCCTGGAGCCGCTGGTCGGTCCGCGTTCGATACTGGTGCAGGACGAACCCGAGCACCGCGACCAGCGCAAGCTGCTGCTGCCGCCGCTGCACGGCGAGCGCCTGCGCGGCTATGGCGCGGTGATGTCCGAGGCCGCCGAGGCGGAGCTATGCCGCTGGCCCGTCGGCGAGCCGTTCGCGCTCTGGCCCCGCATGCAGGCGATCACGCTGGAAGTCATCGTGCGCACCGTTTTCGGGATCACCGAACCGAGTCGGCTCGAACACGTGACCAGGGCGCTGCGCACCATGCTGGACCGCATGACCAACCCGCGCTGGCTGTTCGCGCAGGGCCTGCTCGCCACCATCGCCAGCCCGCCGTCGGACCGGCTCCGGGGAGCGGCGCGCCGCCTGGTGGGGCCGGTCGAGGAGGTCATCCTCGACGAGATCCGCCGTCGACGCGCCATGCGGGACCTCAACGATCGGACCGATCTGCTGTCCATGCTCGTCCAGGCCGAGTACCAGGACGGTTCGCCGATGAGCGACCGGGAGCTTCGCGACGAGCTGATGACCCTGCTCATCGCCGGACACGAGTCGACCGCCACCGCACTGGCCTGGGCCTTCGAACTGCTGCTGCGCCACCCGGAGAAGCTGGCGCGCCTGCGCGACGAGACAGGTTCGGACGAGTACGCCGACGCGGTGGTCAAGGAGACGCTCCGGCTGCGTCCCGTGGTGCCGTTCGTGCTTCGCTGCCTGAACGAGCCGATGGAGCTCGGCGGTCATTCGCTGCCGGCCGGTACCTGGCTCGCGCCCTGCGCGTATCTGGTGCACCGGCGGCCCGACTGCTACCCGGAGCCGCTGGCCTTCCGCCCCGAACGCTTCCTCGACCAGCCCGCCGGCGCCTACACCTGGCTGCCGTTCGGCGGCGGCGGACGCCGTTGCCTCGGCGCGGGTTTCGCGCAGCTGGAAATGACCAGGGTGCTCCAGTCCGTCGTCTCCCGTGCCGAACTCGTGCCGGCCAAAGTGAAACCGGAGGAGATCAGGGCCAGGTTCATCACGCTCGCCCCCGCCCGCGGCACCGAGGTCGTGCTGCGTCGCCGGATGGGGGTCCGGTGA
- a CDS encoding MarR family winged helix-turn-helix transcriptional regulator, which yields MATEKLSPLEDEVWRGVLLTHDSITRSIQEGLAPLNVSLAEYSVLALLGEAGPKGMRMSELAERRVMSTGGFTRLADRLERRGLIRRQRSGVDGRGFDATLTGEGRTLLRKAWRQQYRDLRGLFFDRLDDDDLRQLAGIWERLAVEP from the coding sequence ATGGCGACCGAGAAGTTGAGTCCTCTGGAAGACGAGGTGTGGCGGGGGGTCCTGCTCACCCATGACAGCATCACGCGCTCGATCCAGGAGGGGCTCGCGCCCCTGAACGTGAGCCTGGCCGAGTACAGCGTGCTCGCCCTGCTCGGCGAGGCCGGCCCGAAGGGCATGCGGATGTCCGAGCTGGCCGAGCGTCGCGTGATGTCCACCGGCGGGTTCACCCGCCTCGCCGACCGCCTGGAGCGCCGCGGGCTCATCCGGCGCCAGCGGTCTGGTGTGGACGGTCGCGGTTTCGATGCGACGCTGACCGGCGAGGGTCGCACCCTGCTGCGCAAGGCTTGGCGCCAGCAGTACCGCGACCTCCGCGGGCTCTTCTTCGACCGGCTCGACGACGACGATCTCCGTCAGCTCGCCGGCATCTGGGAGCGGCTCGCGGTCGAACCTTGA